CGACTCCATCTAGACAACAGATGAATGTAAGCATTGTCATGAACTGTGAATCTTAAATTCTCACCTCAGCATTACACAAACTTTCAATAATTGAAGAGAAGTTTAGTTTAAttgtaaaatttgttttttattagatGAATTGTCCTAACTGTGCAGATTAAAACTGTTTGTTAATGGTGCCGTTGGTCAAAAATAAGTTTAAACTCAACACTTTGTGACACTACaaacttacattaaaatgtacagTCAACATAGTTCATTCTGAGCAACAGTTTTAGTGATGTGCAGTGATCATGACAAACTCTACACAGGTTTCATATTTCACGCTTTCTGCCTATTTTGACACGGGGCTTTTaaggtatttatttttcatgattgtcatgtttttatatattttgattgTCTGTGCCAACCTTTTGCTGATTGTGGTTATCTGTGTGAACAGAAGCTTACATGAACCTATGTATATTTTTCTGTGCAGCCTGTTTGTAAATGAACTCTATGGTAGTACAGGGTTGTTTCCATTCCTTCTGGTCCAGATCCTCTCTGACATTCAcactgtttcttcttctttttgtttcctgcagattTGCTGTGTTTACTGTTATGCAAATATGGAGTTTTGTAACTTAGCCATCATGTCTTATGACAGATATCTTGCTATCTGTTTTCCTCTGCAATATAACACACGTATGACATTGAAAAAAGTTGCCATGCTTATTGCTTTAACAtggttatttacatttattgaagTTTCTGTTTTGATATCATTGAGTGGTTCTTTACAGCTGTGTGGGAACATCATTAACAAAGTGTACTGTGACAATTATTATATTGTCAAACTGGCATGTTTTGACACAACAGTGAACAACATCTATggaattatttacacaattgcCATAGTAGGTGGGGTTGTAGCTGTAATCCTGTACACATATATAAAGATTctcaaagtgtgtttttctggctCCAAACAGACGAGACAGAAAGCTGTCAGTACCTGCACACCTCACCTCGCTTCTCTGCTCAACTTTTCTTTCGGGGCTTTCTTTGAAGTAATTCAGAGCAGGTTTAATATGAACAGTGCACCCAATATGTTGCgcatttttatgtcattatactGGCTTACATGCCAACCACTCTTCAACCCTTTGATGTATGgacttaaaatgtctaaaatacgTAGCTTATGTAAAAGTCTTGTCTTTCGTAAAATGTAAACTAATGTTAAAGAGCAACTTGCAGGTTTGTGACCTCTGTGAATCAACATTACATAATACAGTTATGTCTagagttgtttttgtcattgagCTTTTTTTGCACCacagaaaaaatggaaatgaaatagaaaataaaatgggCACAACATCACACAAGAAAAAGCAGATGCTTGTTTTCACGATAAAAGGTTGTAAATATATGTTAATACGCACATGACAGAGCAAATTCAGATAATGAGGAACATGCTTGGTATCCAAGGCAGCAGCAACAGACAAGGTTAGGTGAACCAGGAGAGAACTGGGCAGGTGTCAAGGCAACTGACCGGCTAACAATAGCTAATATCTGACACATCACAATCTTGAAAATTTTGCAACCACATACATTTTGGCAGATGTTGTGGTTTTCCTAGGTAATCAAGAGTAGCACACTTATATCAAGGTTTATTCTTCCTCACCAATGTGAGCTCTGACCCCAGCAGAATTATTGATTCTGAATGAGGCCAATTACAGTGCACTAAAGCAATAAGCCCCAACAAGCCTGGATTTACAGTAATCAAATCTGGAAAGACCCTTTTTAGCCTTAAGGCCGTCTTTTAAGGGCCTTCAGACTATGATTATGTCCCCAGGCTCCCATTGGGTGCAGAAAATAAACCTCTTGATTTGGAAGTTCAAGACCTCCTGGAGGCCTCAAACAGACATTCCCAAATTTACACGAATTACTGTTTGGATATACCATGTCTGTCCAGCAGGGCGGTGATTGGTTAACAGCTGTGTTCAAGACATTCACGTGTAAATTTGATTATGATCAAACATGGATAATCCATGAACAAGAAGTCCAGTAACAAACCTCTACATGAGGTTCAGATATCAAGGAAACAACCCAGAATCTCCAACAAGGCCAGATATTCTGAACTGCTGTTTGgaaaatttaaaatgacaacagGATCTATCCATTGAGTTGCACTCTGTTTGGGCCAGAGTATCCCTACGCAGAAATGATGCCTTTCAAGCAGTGACATAGGAGTGAGTCAGGGTGAGTTTGTGTCAGTTTACCTAGTTTGAAATACGCCACCTTACCAACTCACCCTGGATCCACATCACAAGGCTGCTTGTTCAAATTTCAAGGCATTAGAACCACATagagataatcacagcctcaagacactttacaaccacaaactagagaccttgAGCATTCAAAGGATGAATGGCTTTCTACACTATATCGACAATAACAACATTTCTCACCAGTTTATCCAATAGAAGAAAAgtgcaattcttgcagaaatcttcaaaatgtctgAAGTGATTGGAACAAATCACAGCATTTGTCAAATTTGTTCCTCAAgttcttggtgtcttaatgtggcaTTTTGAAGGagttttgacaatttttatcAATTCTCAGGGGGCAAAAGTGGTAAAATTTTGAAACCCAGAAATTGCTTCAACAggttatgagacataattgggCATGGGGATGGACTTCATATCCTCATATCATTGCGTTTTTAGCcctttaatgtatgtatatacttgGGACCCCAAGCCTGCTCCATCACTTGAAATGGTCCGGAACTGCCAATGAAAGGCCTGCAGGCCCCATGACACCATCTATTCAGTGAAACATGAAACAGgacctttttttcagtcagttttatCGATTGAccaaattacaataaaataatataatgcaactaaaacttagcctgggtataccccatactgccttgcatcCTCTATAgcggattcttagccctgttttagggatccaatcacagaacggggagggacggcaagacgatgaagCATACTGttcgacagacggaagcttgtagttttgtagttttcttacggattaccaacatggctgcagcagacgcaaagctcTCTTTTGATCTAgttgtagacagtgttctagatagtttagagcagtggttcgcaacctttttcttgagggacccacatttttaccattgtaaactttggcgatccctgttttagggatccaatcacagaacggggagggacggcaagacgatgacgcatactattcgacagacggaagcttgtagttttgtagttttcttacggattaccaacatggctgcagcagacgcaaagctTTCTTTTGATCTAgttgtagacagtgttctagatagtttagagcagtggttcccaacctttttcttgagggaccaaCATTTTTACCAATGTAAACTTTGGAGAAAAGGGTCCATCACCCATGCGTCTTTTGATACATGTTCATTTATATCCGAGAAACGCGAGTGCATCTCTCCTGAAGCTCCTCCATGTGGCCGGTGAACTGTCTGGCCAAAGCATCAGGTAACTTCCCCCGACTGTTCCTGTCGCAAAGGAAACTGTTGCAGGTCTTCCTTTGCCAATTTATTCTTTCTATACTCCACTTTGCGCACAATCGCATCCACTGTCTCTTTGCACTCCATTATGTTGGCATCGGCGCCCTGCATGCGTTTGTTTGCCTCGTTGTACAGACTGAATATTTCCGCCAGATATGAAGTCTTAATGAGAAACTCATCTGTCATTACGTCGGATAGTTTTTGGTTATGAACGGTTAAGAATTCCCTTATTTGGTTTTTAAGTTCCATGAAACGGACCAACACTCTGCACCGGGACAACCAGCGCACTTCGGTATGAAGGAGGAGCGTCTGGTGCGCCTCATCCTCGCACAGATGTGCAAAGATCCGTTTGTTAACTGGACGTGCTTTATTAAAGTTTACTATTTTTTACCACAGTCTTTAAGGTTACATTCAGATCTTCACAGAGGTGTTTGCCTGCCAGTGCCTGTCTGTGTATCATGCAGTGAAACACTAAGCAGTGGGGCGCCTTCTCCTTCAAACGGCTGTTGAAGCCTTTATTTTTCCCCATCATTGTGGTGGCTCCATCTGTGCAGCATGCAACTACATTTTTATAGGGAATATTGTGCTTTGTGAAGTACGCATCAACTACACTGAAaatgtcctctcctcttgtggTGCCCGTGAGATTAACAGACATAAGAATGTCCTGTTTTAGCTTGGTTTCCTCgatgtactgtacatatacaATGAGAACTGCCTCCTCTGCCACAGTGGTAGTTTCATTCAGCTGAATTGAAAACGGGCCTGTCTtgattttttcaatgactgtgtTTTCAACGTTTCTTGCCATTCTGTCGATTCTGTCTTTCACTGTGTTATAGGACAGTGGTACAGTCTTAAATTTGTTAGCCACCTGCGGTCCACATAGTATCTCAGCCATTTTAATGCAGGCAGgtttaatcagtgtttccccaATGTTATGTAGCTTTTTGGCTTGCGCAATAAGGAGAGAGCACTCAAAAGACGCAAACGTTGCCTGCGTCTGGTCGCTTCCAGCTTTATTAAAACTGTCCATAATGTTTTGGGGCCTGTTTTTGACAATGAGTTCCCTTTTTCTAAGGAAAAACTCTTTGGGTttacccacactgcaaaaaaagaaaagttgggtgaactcaaaatttcaaggcaacaaacttcgataaaattttaagttggacaattaaactaaatattttaagtttttgagtttgctcaactcctctgaatttttgtcaactcaactgtaagttgtactaacttataattttacattttaataacttttaatccttacttctgcaatgtgctgaattgacacgattgtaacgctgctatgaaatgtcagctaatgttgcgaccacaattttgagttagcattgataagctaatggctactcttgtagctaacaagcagcgccactagcatcagttagccggtagcatcagctagccgtgagcatcagttagccgatagctttcgctaatgaatttcaccgcttccccacatttcacaacaaagaaataagagttagcagaactattgtcccttgttgtgaaccccaacttaaagatataagtaacaacaactcaaaaacttgtttttgagcagacaactggcttcctttgttgtgctaacttacattattgccctaaatgtcaataatttatatttccaagttttaccaagttaaatcactgttttaggcaaaaaatacaagttggctttttttgcagtgcaccgtCTCGGGATGTTACGTTGTCTGGTGTCGCTTCAGCTTGCAGGGTTTCAAACTTTCGTTTGCAAGTTGCATTCGGCTCTAattttgtccattgcttctatgaagctgaACTCAATGTAACtgtcatggtaccctctcttttgcTTTTTGAGACATTCAGCATTGTCAtctccctgacgcttcaccatttttccattagctatgtgtttctgttgctaggtaAGGTTACCTCTGTGTTTACAGtcggagggatgttacacacgGCCTTATTCTCACGATATAGTCTATGatattaaacttttctatagtgatttttttatttaaataaatgaataaatgtttaatttagcccttatttagttgtttttgtcacactaatgaattaaatgctgactcatctatatttaacacattagatttattacaccccttaaaatcaagaggacTTAgtgaccccccgtggatctttggcgccccccttggggggtcgggcccccccggttgggaatcactggtttAGAGcataagtttattttaaaagaagaacaatgtttgactttacactcctgctTCACcaagaaaaaggatgttttagcctcgcttccaacaggatttggcaaaagcctaatctaccaactagctcCGCTACgactcgctgctgtaacgcccgTGATCTCGCtacaagccgggggacagcagagccgccgagagacccgcagcagcttgtctattgcccataaaatcagtggatgtgtgtggctgaatgacatgagggggaaataaggcgtaaaaataaataatcttgcagaaagcaagaactggagaagcaaagcagcaagcaacactctcacagacacacacacataccaacaCACCctgtagactgtgagctgaaactatagagcagccagagtcagaacatgctgcagaaaaacgttgcagaagcagaattgagcattttagtcccaaagtagagatgggctagtctggctatgtaaacatcagtcgtcttcttGCTCGATGCTTCCTcgaatttctgttgctctacatacgtcatctggtataattgatacgattggctgagagctacctacagacgcttatgatagacattcctagcgcccaataaacagctctggatgatcataaaccacgcctcctctacggaaaaatgaacaGGTAGTacccagactatatctcatttgtgatatagtcaggcgttagccaggctagagaaaaagacaattcacctaaatcagtctcaagttactaaactatcattttggaacactgattaataataaactgaatatttataatcaaattgccatattcatatttagtagtggttgaaggaatttagAATTATTTTCATATACCTTCAGCTCTTACAGTCTGGACGAACCATAAGAACCTCTCCTACATCCACTCTGCCAAGACACTGAACTCTAGACAGGCCTTCTGGGCCCTGTTCCTGGGACGAATCAAATTCTGATTCTCATACCAGCCTGGTTCGAAGAATGGGAAACCAGGCGCTTTTCCTATTGTTGTGGAGCTCCCCTCTGCCTTAGAGACTACCGAACTGTTGACCTCTCATGTGTTTTGCATGCATGATGTTTTGGTgccattttctaaaaaaataaatcattgaaACTGCCAGTCAAACAGGTTTGAGCCTTGAGGATGAGGTGGATGTGACTTATTGGCtctaaaatattatataaagaaGCTGACCCAGGTGAATGCAGCAGTCTGTGCGCAGGCACAGAACTGTGAGAGCTGCTCATGAGATTTTCTACCTGTTGGTTCAGTGAAGCAGTGTTGTTCAGCGTAAAGCTCAGTAAATAATGTGAAGTCATTGTTTTTCAAAAGTATGTCTTGAAAGTATGTCTTTTGATTGAAGCAAAGTTTTATGGACAATGGTATCCCATTTTGGTAATTCAACTTCATTCTCTTTCTCTTATTTCATTCTTGAAGGTTATGAGGATGTTGGATcgttgaaatatttttattttatgttaactgCAATGGTGTACATTGTTATTGTGATTGTCAACACTTCTCTGATTGTGGTTATCTGTGTGAACAGAAGCTTACATGAACCtatgtacatttttctgtgcagcCTGTTTGTAAATGAACTGTATGGTACTGCAGGGATGTTGCCATTCATTCTGGTTCAGATCCTCTCTGACATTCACactatttctgtttctttgtgtttcctgcagatgttctgtttgcatacatatataaaaatagaaatatttaatttagccATCATGTCTTATGACAGATATCTTGCTATCTGTTGTCCTCTACAATATAACACACGTATGACATGTAAGAAAGCAGTTATCTTTATTCTTGCTGTATGGTTGTACTCTTTTGTCAGTTTCCTGATTACTCTATCCTTAAACATACGTTTGACACGTTGTGGAAACACCATAAACAGTTTGGGTTGTACAAACTACCAAGTCGCAGAGTTGGCCTGTTCTGACCCCAAAGTGAATAATATTTATGGACTGTTTGCTAATGTTCTCCTATTAGTCCCCCTGTTTCCAATCCTTTTCTCCTACATGAAGAttcttattgtgtgtttttctggctcCAAACAGACGAGACAGAAAGCTGTCAGTACCTGCACACCTCACCTCACTTCTCTGATTTACTTTTCTTTAGGCTACATTTTTGTAGTCATTCAGAGTAGAATTGATATGAGCAGTGTACCCAGAGAACTGCgtattattctgtctctgtatcTTCTCATCGTGCCGCCATTTTTGAATCCTATCATGTTTGGATTGCAACTATCAAAATTACGTAATACATGTAAACATGTCCTCTGTTATAAAATGTTGGCTTGCCAAAGAGATTAAatattgataaaataaataaagtgtcagtAAATTATTCCTAACATCGTATCTTGAAATGTGCTGAATGGAAACACATATATATGTTGTTACGCTCCGTCTAGGGAGCAGAACCTAACATAAATAACCCACACCCAAACAAGGTATAAGTTTAGAAAATAATACAGTTTTAtttaacaacaaccaaaaagtgCAATTATATACAGTGAATTGGTGCGGTATCTACAGGTGATGAAGCGTGGCTTCAGGGTGAGCCCAGgcctaaaataacaaacaaaacaccgaTCTAAACTCAAGGGTCCGAAACTTTCTAATCCctactgaaaagaaaagaaacagaaatacaaGTACTGATCCTAACTCCCTAACCTAAgtcaaaaacaggagaaaacagtattaaagaaaaaggcagcTCACCCCTACTGCTTCCTTAAACACAGGCACTCTTGCTCTGGTTACCCAGAGCACAagcacactcacaaacactctAGCACGCAGGCCAACAAACACACTCTAACAATATTAACACCAATCTTTCACCGAATAATGTTACACTCTCAGACGAAGTAGCGCGTAAGTGACAGCAGTTTTTCCATCCTCTGGAGTCACCGGCTTTTGTAGTCCCCGCCTTCGATACTGCCAATCACTCTCTGCCACGCCAGGGATGCAGAGCCAATGAGACGCGGGAGCCACACGATCTTTGGATCAGGACAGGAGCACTCACTCTGcatagaagaaaaaacacacatgcacctgCAGTGCAAATGAAATGACGGCAGCAGCCGTAACACCCTCCCCCTTAAAAACAAGCATATCTCATAAATGCTTGTCCTCAACCTGGGCCTGACACGCGGGAAAGTGCGTCTGCCATCACGTtgtcagtgccttttttatgtcgCACCTCTCGGTTGAAATCCTGCACCAGCAAGGACCACCGCATGAGACGCTGGTTGGCGTTCTGCATctgatgcaaaaaaacaagaggaTTATGATCAGTGTAGATTATCACAGGTATTGGACTAGAACCAATGTACACCTCGAAGTGTTGCAGTGCTAACAAAAGGGCTAACGTTTCCTGCTCAATGGTGCTGTAATTTTTCTGGGCGGCAATGAActtttttgaaaagtaactgacTGGGTGGTCGATACCCTGACTGTCCACTTGCAGTAACACCGCACCTGCCCCACTTGCGCTGGCATCCACCTCCATTTTGAATGGACGAGCAAAGTCAGGAGCCGCTAGGACCGGTGTACTGCAGAGCAGTGCTTTGCATGATTCAAAGGCTTTCTGGCAGACATGGGACCAGGAGAAAAGAGTCTTCTCACTGGTGAGGCTGGTGAGGGGAGCAACCACATCAGCAAAATTGCGGCAGAAACCGCGGTAATACCCCGCCATCCCCAGAAAACGGCGGAGCTCACGTCGGGTACGGGGCACAGGATAGTCGACTATGGCCTGGACTTTTGCTTGGACTGGACGCACCTGACCCTGGCCTACTTGTTTACCAAGGTATGTGACAGTGGCTCTACCAAACTCACACTTGGCCAGAT
This is a stretch of genomic DNA from Centropristis striata isolate RG_2023a ecotype Rhode Island chromosome 4, C.striata_1.0, whole genome shotgun sequence. It encodes these proteins:
- the LOC131970707 gene encoding olfactory receptor 11A1-like — protein: MVSHFGNSTSFSFSYFILEGYEDVGSLKYFYFMLTAMVYIVIVIVNTSLIVVICVNRSLHEPMYIFLCSLFVNELYGTAGMLPFILVQILSDIHTISVSLCFLQMFCLHTYIKIEIFNLAIMSYDRYLAICCPLQYNTRMTCKKAVIFILAVWLYSFVSFLITLSLNIRLTRCGNTINSLGCTNYQVAELACSDPKVNNIYGLFANVLLLVPLFPILFSYMKILIVCFSGSKQTRQKAVSTCTPHLTSLIYFSLGYIFVVIQSRIDMSSVPRELRIILSLYLLIVPPFLNPIMFGLQLSKLRNTCKHVLCYKMLACQRD
- the LOC131970706 gene encoding LOW QUALITY PROTEIN: olfactory receptor 52E4-like (The sequence of the model RefSeq protein was modified relative to this genomic sequence to represent the inferred CDS: deleted 2 bases in 1 codon) — encoded protein: MIVMFLYILIVCANLLLIVVICVNRSLHEPMYIFLCSLFVNELYGSTGLFPFLLVQILSDIHTVSSSFCFLQICCVYCYANMEFCNLAIMSYDRYLAICFPLQYNTRMTLKKVAMLIALTWLFTFIEVSVLISLSGSLQLCGNIINKVYCDNYYIVKLACFDTTVNNIYGIIYTIAIVGGVVAVILYTYIKILKVCFSGSKQTRQKAVSTCTPHLASLLNFSFGAFFEVIQSRFNMNSAPNMLRIFMSLYWYMPTTLQPFDVWT